One stretch of Pseudomonadota bacterium DNA includes these proteins:
- a CDS encoding MoaD/ThiS family protein, which translates to MIEIDFNETLSWGRQNDTFGMTDMHVTVKLFATFRENRFDVKVFELPDEVTVGEIIDKASIPATEVALIFINGCHSSLETKLSEGDTLALFPPIGGG; encoded by the coding sequence ATGATAGAGATAGATTTCAATGAAACATTGTCATGGGGCAGACAAAATGATACTTTTGGAATGACCGATATGCATGTAACTGTCAAATTATTTGCAACATTCCGGGAAAACCGGTTCGATGTGAAGGTGTTTGAACTTCCTGATGAAGTAACGGTAGGAGAAATTATCGACAAGGCCAGCATTCCCGCAACAGAGGTCGCCCTCATCTTTATCAACGGTTGTCACAGCAGTTTAGAAACAAAGCTTTCCGAGGGTGATACGCTGGCCTTGTTCCCTCCCATAGGAGGCGGCTAA
- a CDS encoding ABC transporter substrate-binding protein, whose amino-acid sequence MFKLGRYFVLAVFCFCLLFSQAQARDLKVSLPLLPPMVESKDKGILVDLLKAMAEEYKDGKITWDVFPFVRSIDNVEKGRADFHMPLITPKDPGKLQFQFSSEDIYKVLFILVTNKNNKDINLTNLSKYKVETDQGNKNVLDGEIPNITGSPSIESSLQKLDMGRIDAWIFSMGATDKTMKKLALKSLKRWEYGKYDVKAVLPLGEKGKEVDKIFSELVKKLKASGKYQKIMGPMLDQKFDPWQP is encoded by the coding sequence ATGTTTAAACTGGGTAGGTATTTTGTTCTGGCAGTATTTTGTTTTTGTCTTCTTTTTTCACAGGCACAGGCAAGGGATTTGAAGGTGAGCCTTCCTTTACTGCCCCCGATGGTAGAGTCAAAGGATAAGGGCATTCTGGTAGACCTTCTCAAGGCAATGGCCGAGGAATACAAGGACGGGAAGATCACCTGGGATGTGTTTCCTTTTGTGCGATCGATAGATAACGTGGAGAAAGGAAGGGCAGATTTTCATATGCCTTTAATAACGCCGAAAGACCCTGGTAAGCTCCAGTTTCAATTCTCCTCTGAAGACATATACAAGGTCTTATTCATTCTTGTCACAAACAAGAACAACAAAGACATCAACCTCACGAATCTATCAAAGTACAAGGTGGAGACCGACCAGGGGAATAAGAACGTCCTCGATGGCGAAATTCCCAATATAACCGGCTCACCCAGCATCGAATCGAGCCTCCAGAAGTTGGATATGGGCAGAATAGATGCCTGGATTTTCTCAATGGGCGCAACCGACAAGACAATGAAGAAGCTTGCCCTGAAGAGCCTCAAGAGATGGGAATACGGGAAATATGACGTGAAGGCGGTACTGCCCCTCGGAGAGAAAGGAAAAGAGGTGGATAAGATATTTTCCGAACTCGTCAAGAAGCTAAAAGCGAGCGGAAAGTACCAGAAGATCATGGGGCCCATGCTTGATCAGAAGTTTGATCCGTGGCAGCCATAG
- a CDS encoding response regulator, with protein sequence MKESILDGKKILVVDDEPDVLEILNVEIMEACPNCSVDQADTYEKAINKLESTHYDVVILDIMGVRGFDLLEIAIKKNMKAVMLTAHVISAEALKRSHEMGARAYLPKQTLGEVVPFIEDVLNYKFEPGWKRLFEKLHGFFTEKFETDWEQKTGLNWKEW encoded by the coding sequence ATGAAGGAGTCTATTTTAGACGGAAAAAAGATTTTGGTAGTTGATGATGAGCCCGATGTTCTCGAGATTTTAAATGTCGAAATAATGGAAGCCTGCCCAAATTGTTCCGTTGACCAGGCTGATACTTATGAGAAAGCGATAAACAAACTCGAATCCACCCACTACGATGTGGTAATACTCGATATCATGGGGGTACGTGGTTTTGACCTTCTTGAAATTGCCATAAAAAAGAATATGAAGGCAGTGATGCTCACCGCACATGTCATAAGCGCCGAAGCCCTTAAGCGTTCCCACGAAATGGGTGCCCGAGCGTATCTCCCCAAGCAAACACTCGGCGAAGTTGTACCGTTCATAGAGGATGTACTCAATTACAAATTCGAACCCGGATGGAAAAGACTTTTTGAAAAATTACATGGATTCTTCACCGAAAAATTCGAGACAGACTGGGAACAGAAAACAGGCCTGAACTGGAAGGAATGGTAA